A portion of the Citrobacter rodentium NBRC 105723 = DSM 16636 genome contains these proteins:
- the ldtD gene encoding L,D-transpeptidase, with the protein MLLKKNRGRQLSALSLCLVTFAPLFTAQADEPEIVPSDSSAIMGAQPTSLSQPLEQSPVTGIMAGIKPLPEGIDIGSVRQQLLTGLPSGYTPAYMDQLTLLYAAREMKPMWENRDAVRAFQQQLAEVAIAGFQPQFTRWVELLTDPAVSGQARDVVLSDAMMGYLQFVAGIPVNGNRWLYSNKPYKLATPALSVINQWQLALDNGELPRFIASLAPAHPQYARMHQSLLALVGDSRPWPQLRSAATLRPGQWSSDVPALREILKRSGMLDGGPKIALPGDDAQNVVVSPSAPVKEKQAAVVSNKPAAYDRELVAAVKQFQAWQGLGADGAIGPATRYWMNVTPAQRAGGLALNIQRLRLLPAELSTGIMVNIPAYSLVYYQNGSQVLASRVIVGRPDRKTPMMSSALNNVVVNPPWNVPPTLARKDILPKLWNDPGYLERHGYTVMRGWNSKDAIDPWQVDWSTITPSNLPFRFQQAPGAHNSLGRYKFNMPSSDAIYLHDTPNHTLFSKDARALSSGCVRVNKASELANMLLQDAGWNDTRISDALKQGNTRYVTIRQTIPVNLYYLTAFVGADGRTQYRTDIYNYDLTARSSAQIVEKAEQLIR; encoded by the coding sequence ATGTTGCTAAAGAAAAATCGTGGTCGTCAGCTGTCAGCGCTGAGTTTGTGCCTAGTGACGTTTGCTCCGCTGTTCACTGCGCAGGCCGACGAGCCTGAAATTGTACCGTCTGACAGCTCAGCAATAATGGGCGCACAGCCAACGTCGCTGTCGCAGCCGCTGGAACAGTCGCCAGTGACCGGCATTATGGCGGGCATTAAGCCCTTGCCGGAAGGTATTGATATCGGCTCGGTTCGCCAGCAGCTGCTTACCGGATTGCCTTCCGGGTACACGCCTGCCTATATGGATCAGTTAACGCTGCTTTATGCTGCGCGCGAAATGAAACCGATGTGGGAAAACCGCGATGCGGTTCGCGCCTTCCAGCAACAGCTGGCGGAGGTCGCGATTGCGGGTTTCCAGCCGCAGTTTACCCGTTGGGTTGAGTTGCTGACCGATCCGGCAGTCAGCGGGCAAGCCCGTGACGTGGTGCTTTCCGACGCCATGATGGGCTATCTCCAGTTTGTGGCGGGTATTCCGGTCAATGGCAACCGCTGGTTATACAGCAACAAACCGTACAAGCTGGCGACGCCAGCGCTGTCGGTCATCAATCAATGGCAGCTGGCGCTGGATAATGGCGAATTGCCGCGCTTTATTGCCAGCCTGGCGCCTGCGCATCCGCAATATGCCAGAATGCATCAGTCGCTGCTGGCGCTGGTGGGGGATTCCCGTCCCTGGCCGCAATTGCGCAGCGCCGCGACGCTGCGTCCGGGGCAGTGGAGCAGCGATGTTCCCGCCCTGCGCGAGATCCTTAAACGTTCCGGTATGCTGGACGGTGGGCCAAAAATTGCCCTGCCTGGTGACGATGCGCAAAACGTGGTCGTCAGTCCATCCGCGCCGGTGAAAGAGAAGCAGGCCGCGGTCGTGAGTAACAAACCGGCGGCTTACGATCGTGAACTGGTTGCGGCGGTCAAGCAATTCCAGGCCTGGCAGGGGCTGGGGGCGGATGGCGCGATTGGGCCCGCCACCCGCTATTGGATGAACGTCACTCCGGCGCAGCGCGCAGGGGGGCTGGCGCTAAATATTCAGCGTCTGCGTTTGCTTCCGGCAGAGCTGTCGACGGGCATTATGGTGAATATTCCGGCCTACTCGCTGGTTTATTATCAGAACGGCAGCCAGGTGCTGGCCTCCCGCGTTATTGTCGGGCGTCCCGATCGGAAAACGCCGATGATGAGCAGCGCGTTAAATAACGTGGTGGTTAATCCGCCGTGGAACGTGCCGCCGACGCTGGCGCGCAAGGATATCTTACCGAAGTTGTGGAACGATCCGGGCTATCTTGAGCGCCACGGGTATACCGTTATGCGCGGCTGGAACAGCAAAGACGCTATCGATCCGTGGCAGGTTGACTGGTCAACGATTACCCCGTCAAATCTGCCGTTCCGCTTCCAGCAGGCGCCCGGGGCGCATAACTCACTGGGGCGGTATAAATTTAATATGCCGAGCTCCGATGCCATCTATCTGCACGATACGCCGAACCATACTCTGTTCAGTAAAGATGCCCGGGCGTTAAGTTCCGGCTGTGTGCGGGTGAATAAGGCGTCTGAGCTGGCTAACATGCTGTTGCAGGACGCAGGCTGGAACGACACGCGCATCTCCGACGCGCTGAAGCAAGGAAACACCCGCTATGTCACCATTCGCCAGACGATCCCGGTCAACCTGTACTATCTGACGGCATTTGTTGGCGCAGATGGACGCACGCAATACCGCACGGATATTTACAATTACGATCTGACGGCGCGATCCAGCGCACAAATTGTGGAAAAAGCGGAACAATTAATCAGGTAA
- a CDS encoding Ig-like domain-containing protein codes for MAQTAVQAGSLLSSDNASDALGSAVVSAVTGKAASSAQEWLSQFGTARVNISTDEHFTLSDSELDLLVPLYNENENLLFTQLGGRRHDDRNIVNGGFGYRHFNDGWMWGTNVFYDRQVSGNQHQRLGLDTELRWDYLNVSANGYLRLSDWMSSSSYQDYDERVADGFDIRATGYLPAYPQLGANIIYEQYFGDSVGLFGDDEDDRQKDPYAVTVGLNYTPVPLVTMGLNQKMGKSGENDTQVNLGLTWTPGVPLSAQLDPSQVALRRTLQGGRLDLVDRNNNIVLEYRKQELISLALPAELEGAEQSKRPVTAKVKAKYGLDRIEWQGDSFFSHGGKITPGSNPEQVVMTLPVWVGSGSNSYTLSATAWDKKGNASAAERVNVTVNGIDVNTLLSATTVSPTKVPADGKTPATVSVTLKTSAGEAATGLASRLTAALTSSVTAVAKTEGTTPDKAPTMGAFTESGSGVYMATLTSGTTPDTLTIQPLIDGAIKLASAKLIEEATVMIPQLTTLDASGTSALASGSAPVTLTAHVTDQYGRALKDAVVNWSADNAQALLSASQSSTDESGAAQIQVTSQNIITTVVTAQLQGGNALSTSPLTFTADRSTAKVVTIDSNKKQVVANNNDTGRVTALVMDGYSHPLSGVTVNWKVEKTDNTPVTTSTSTTDSSGIAVLTLKASKTGTVTVSAEVNGTMQETDPITFVADSSTQSVSVLMADKPQATANGTDKITYTATVTDMQGNVVQGATVNWSADSADAKLSSTRTTSGADGTSQITVTSIKAGDVVVTAQTLEATATAADKVTFVADAATAKVNTITSDKPTALANGSDAITLSATIADANGNPLGGMDVNWQASPTTGKLSANSSKTDANGVARVALASDNVATYTVAASINGTVKSMENLRFTADSSTAQITSLTADKTTGIVADRDTVTLTALVVDAQQHPVSGVTVNWTSSEAASRLSVNSSVTGDDGTATVAFSSLKAGAIDVTATTGGSSKIQTLQVIGNVATAKVTGIVADKPQAVADGAETITWTATVTDANGNILTGATLNWSSSLSGVTLTPASSDTDAEGKATMKGTSLKSGEVKVTATPVVNAGGQKTGGDTKFIGDTKTARLISLRPNMINPVINSTGVTYNAVVNDANDNPVEGLTVAWTTNLNTLSAQETTTDSSGNTAVKLKGSTVGIATVTATANGTNLSNNEVSFVDTLYVDWNITGNSSSYTGNDAVSTTTASVGFVVIGETQGPTSLIWNSHVGATTRLTVPMTTDNGETVNVIFKGQRSTGGCGRVEFNNAISCYNSGTSAPVINFSADDNPTLSPGRYTGRITFKGTEWHNDNNLLVYDITVSLTVQ; via the coding sequence GTGGCTCAGACGGCCGTTCAGGCGGGGTCGTTGCTCAGCAGTGACAACGCCTCTGATGCCCTCGGCAGTGCGGTGGTGTCTGCGGTAACGGGCAAAGCGGCCTCCAGCGCGCAGGAGTGGCTGAGCCAGTTTGGTACCGCCCGGGTCAATATCAGCACCGACGAACATTTCACCCTCAGTGATTCCGAACTCGATTTACTGGTTCCGTTATATAACGAAAATGAAAACCTGCTTTTCACCCAACTGGGTGGCCGTCGCCACGATGATCGGAATATTGTGAATGGCGGGTTTGGCTATCGCCATTTTAATGACGGCTGGATGTGGGGCACCAATGTTTTTTACGATCGGCAGGTTTCAGGTAATCAGCATCAGCGTCTCGGTCTGGATACTGAACTGAGATGGGATTATCTTAATGTTTCGGCTAACGGCTATTTACGCCTGAGCGACTGGATGTCCTCATCCAGTTATCAGGATTATGACGAGCGAGTGGCTGACGGTTTTGATATTCGTGCAACCGGTTATTTACCGGCGTACCCGCAGTTGGGCGCTAATATTATTTATGAGCAGTACTTTGGCGACAGCGTTGGACTGTTTGGCGATGACGAAGACGATCGCCAGAAGGATCCGTATGCTGTCACCGTCGGACTGAACTATACGCCTGTTCCGCTGGTCACGATGGGTCTGAATCAGAAGATGGGTAAGAGCGGTGAGAATGACACCCAGGTGAACCTGGGCCTGACCTGGACGCCGGGTGTGCCGCTAAGCGCCCAACTCGACCCGTCACAGGTGGCGCTGCGTCGTACGTTGCAGGGCGGCCGCCTGGACCTTGTCGATCGCAACAACAACATCGTGCTGGAGTACCGCAAGCAGGAGCTGATTTCGCTCGCGCTGCCGGCTGAACTGGAAGGGGCGGAGCAGTCGAAACGGCCCGTGACGGCGAAAGTGAAGGCGAAGTATGGCCTTGACCGCATTGAGTGGCAGGGCGACAGCTTCTTCAGTCACGGTGGGAAAATCACCCCGGGCAGCAATCCGGAGCAGGTTGTCATGACGCTGCCGGTATGGGTGGGCAGCGGCAGTAACAGCTACACCCTGAGCGCCACCGCGTGGGATAAAAAGGGCAATGCTTCGGCAGCGGAGCGGGTAAATGTCACGGTGAACGGGATTGACGTCAACACCCTGCTGTCCGCCACGACCGTTTCGCCGACGAAAGTACCGGCAGACGGGAAAACACCTGCCACGGTGAGCGTGACGCTGAAAACCAGTGCGGGTGAAGCGGCAACGGGTCTGGCTTCGCGCCTGACGGCGGCGCTGACCTCTTCGGTCACCGCTGTCGCGAAAACGGAGGGTACAACGCCTGACAAGGCGCCGACGATGGGGGCTTTTACGGAATCCGGCAGCGGCGTTTACATGGCTACGCTGACCAGCGGCACCACGCCGGACACCCTGACCATCCAGCCGCTGATTGATGGCGCCATAAAGCTGGCCTCCGCGAAGCTGATTGAAGAGGCAACGGTGATGATACCGCAGTTGACCACGCTTGACGCCTCCGGCACCAGTGCGCTGGCGAGCGGCAGCGCGCCCGTTACGCTGACGGCGCATGTGACGGACCAGTATGGCAGGGCGCTGAAAGATGCCGTGGTGAACTGGTCTGCCGACAATGCTCAGGCATTGCTGTCCGCGTCGCAGAGCAGTACCGATGAGAGCGGGGCGGCGCAGATCCAGGTGACCAGTCAGAATATCATCACCACGGTGGTGACGGCGCAGCTGCAAGGGGGTAATGCCCTGAGTACGTCGCCGCTGACGTTTACTGCGGACAGGTCTACGGCAAAAGTGGTGACGATAGACAGCAACAAAAAGCAGGTAGTGGCGAACAATAACGATACAGGCAGGGTAACGGCTCTGGTCATGGACGGCTACAGCCATCCGCTTTCCGGAGTGACGGTAAACTGGAAGGTAGAGAAAACGGATAACACGCCGGTCACGACCAGCACTTCGACCACCGACAGCAGCGGTATTGCCGTACTGACGCTGAAAGCATCGAAAACCGGTACCGTCACGGTGAGTGCTGAAGTGAATGGCACCATGCAGGAAACGGATCCCATCACTTTTGTGGCAGACAGCAGCACGCAAAGCGTGAGCGTGCTGATGGCGGATAAACCGCAGGCCACGGCGAACGGAACGGATAAAATTACCTATACCGCGACGGTGACGGACATGCAGGGGAACGTCGTGCAGGGCGCTACGGTCAACTGGTCTGCAGACAGCGCCGATGCGAAGTTGAGCTCCACCCGTACCACCAGCGGCGCTGACGGTACGTCGCAGATTACCGTGACGTCCATTAAGGCGGGCGATGTGGTAGTGACGGCGCAGACCCTCGAAGCGACGGCAACGGCGGCGGATAAGGTAACATTTGTAGCGGATGCCGCGACGGCGAAAGTGAATACCATCACCAGCGATAAGCCGACGGCGCTGGCGAATGGATCGGATGCCATTACCCTCAGCGCCACGATCGCCGATGCGAACGGTAACCCACTGGGCGGCATGGATGTCAACTGGCAGGCGTCACCGACCACCGGAAAACTGTCGGCGAATAGCAGTAAAACGGATGCCAACGGCGTGGCCCGCGTGGCGCTGGCCTCAGACAATGTGGCGACCTACACTGTGGCGGCCAGCATTAACGGGACAGTGAAGTCGATGGAGAATCTGCGTTTTACGGCAGACAGCAGCACCGCGCAAATCACATCCCTGACGGCAGATAAAACCACGGGTATTGTGGCAGATCGGGACACGGTGACTCTCACTGCTCTGGTCGTGGATGCACAACAGCATCCTGTCTCTGGGGTGACAGTCAACTGGACCAGCAGTGAAGCTGCCAGTCGCCTCAGCGTAAATTCGTCAGTGACGGGCGATGATGGTACGGCAACCGTGGCCTTCAGCAGCCTGAAAGCGGGCGCTATCGACGTGACGGCCACTACGGGCGGCAGCAGCAAAATTCAGACGTTACAGGTAATAGGGAACGTGGCGACGGCGAAGGTTACCGGCATCGTCGCGGACAAACCGCAGGCGGTGGCTGATGGCGCCGAAACCATCACCTGGACGGCCACCGTGACGGATGCCAACGGTAATATTCTGACCGGCGCCACCCTGAACTGGAGCAGCAGTCTGAGCGGGGTTACGCTGACGCCAGCAAGCAGCGATACCGATGCAGAGGGTAAAGCGACAATGAAGGGCACCTCGCTGAAGTCGGGCGAAGTGAAGGTGACGGCCACCCCAGTAGTAAACGCCGGAGGTCAGAAGACGGGCGGTGATACGAAGTTTATTGGTGATACGAAAACGGCGAGGCTGATTTCCCTAAGGCCAAATATGATAAACCCTGTTATTAACAGTACAGGGGTGACCTATAACGCAGTTGTGAATGATGCCAACGACAACCCTGTAGAAGGGCTGACTGTCGCCTGGACAACCAACCTGAACACATTGTCAGCACAGGAAACTACGACGGACAGCTCAGGTAACACAGCGGTGAAATTGAAAGGGAGTACTGTCGGGATCGCCACTGTTACTGCGACAGCCAATGGCACAAATCTCAGCAATAATGAGGTTTCATTTGTTGATACTCTATATGTTGACTGGAATATAACAGGAAACAGTTCGAGTTATACCGGTAATGATGCCGTATCGACGACTACAGCATCTGTTGGCTTCGTAGTAATTGGCGAGACTCAGGGGCCCACCTCGTTAATATGGAATAGTCATGTTGGTGCGACTACAAGGTTGACGGTACCAATGACAACCGATAATGGGGAAACTGTTAATGTCATATTTAAGGGGCAACGATCAACTGGCGGATGCGGCAGAGTCGAATTTAACAACGCCATAAGCTGTTATAATTCTGGTACAAGTGCACCGGTTATTAATTTCAGTGCGGATGATAACCCAACCCTCTCTCCAGGACGTTATACTGGCCGCATCACGTTCAAAGGAACGGAATGGCATAATGATAATAATTTACTGGTCTACGACATCACAGTCTCTTTAACCGTACAGTAA
- the mukB gene encoding chromosome partition protein MukB, which translates to MIERGKFRSLTLINWNGFFARTFDLDELVTTLSGGNGAGKSTTMAAFVTALIPDLTLLHFRNTTEAGATSGSRDKGLHGKLKAGVCYSMLDTINSRHQRVVVGVRLQQVAGRDRKVDIKPFAIQGLPMSIQPTQLVTETLNERQARVLTLNELKDKLDEMEGVQFKQFNSITDYHSLMFDLGIIARRLRSASDRSKFYRLIEASLYGGISSAITRSLRDYLLPENSGVRKAFQDMEAALRENRMTLEAIRVTQSDRDLFKHLISEATNYVAADYMRHANERRIHLDKALELRRELYTSRKQLAAEQYKHVDMARELAEHNGAEGDLEADYQAASDHLNLVQTALRQQEKIERYDADLDELQIRLEEQNEVVAEAIERQEENEARAEAAELEVDELKSQLADYQQALDVQQTRAIQYNQAIAALQRAKELCHLPDLTADSAAEWLETFQAKEQEATEKMLSLEQKMSVAQTAHSQFEQAYQLVVAINGPLARNEAWDVARELLREGVDQRHLAEQVQPLRMRLSELEQRLREQQEAERLLAEFCKRQGKQFDIDELEALHQELEARIASLSDSVSSAHEQRMALRQEQEQLQSRIQHLMKRAPVWLAAQNSLSQLSEQCGEEFTSSQEVTEYLQQLLEREREAIVERDEVGARKNAVDEEIERLSQPGGAEDQRLNALAERFGGVLLSEIYDDVSLEDAPYFSALYGPSRHAIVVPDLSQIADQLEGLTDCPEDLYLIEGDPQSFDDSVFSVDELEKAVVVKIADRQWRYSRFPSLPIFGRAARENRIESLHAEREGLSERFATLSFDVQKTQRLHQAFSRFIGSHLSVAFDADPEAEIRQLNARRVELERALSAHENDNQQQRLQYEQAKEGVSALNRLLPRLNLLADDSLADRVDEIRERLDEAQEAARFVQQHGNQLARLEPVVSVLQSDPEQFEQLKEDYAYSQQTQRDARQQAFALSEVVQRRAHFSYSDSAEMLSGNSDLNEKLRQRLEQAEAERTRAREALRGHAAQLSQYNQVLASLKSSYDTKKELLTDLQRELQDIGVRADSGAEERARMRRDELHAQLSNNRSRRNQLEKALTFCEAEMDNLTRKLRRLERDYFEMREQVVTAKAGWCAVMRLVKDSGVERRLHRRELAYLSGDELRSMSDKALGALRLAVADNEHLRDVLRLSEDPKRPERKIQFFVAVYQHLRERIRQDIIRTDDPVEAIEQMEIELGRLTEELTSREQKLAISSRSVANIIRKTIQREQNRIRQLNQGLQSVSFGQVNSVRLNVNVRETHATLLDVLSEQHEQHQDLFNSNRLTFSEALAKLYQRLNPQIDMGQRTPQTIGEELLDYRNYLEMEVEVNRGSDGWLRAESGALSTGEAIGTGMSILVMVVQSWEDEARRLRGKDISPCRLLFLDEAARLDARSIATLFELCERLQMQLIIAAPENISPEKGTTYKLVRKVFQNTEHVHVVGLRGFAPQPPESLPGTAEVS; encoded by the coding sequence ATGATTGAACGCGGTAAATTTCGCTCACTTACGCTGATTAACTGGAACGGTTTCTTTGCCCGTACCTTTGACCTTGATGAACTGGTCACCACGCTTTCCGGCGGTAACGGGGCGGGTAAATCGACCACTATGGCGGCGTTTGTTACGGCGCTGATCCCCGATTTGACCCTGCTGCACTTTCGTAACACCACCGAAGCCGGGGCGACCAGCGGTTCGCGCGATAAAGGCCTGCACGGCAAGCTGAAGGCGGGCGTCTGCTATTCAATGCTCGACACGATCAACTCGCGCCATCAGCGGGTGGTGGTGGGCGTGCGTCTGCAACAGGTCGCCGGTCGCGACCGCAAAGTCGACATTAAGCCGTTTGCCATTCAGGGGCTGCCGATGTCGATACAGCCGACGCAGCTGGTGACGGAAACGCTGAACGAACGTCAGGCGCGCGTGCTGACCCTCAACGAGCTGAAAGACAAGCTCGATGAAATGGAAGGCGTACAGTTTAAGCAGTTCAACTCCATTACTGATTACCATTCGCTGATGTTCGACCTCGGCATTATTGCCCGTCGTCTGCGCTCAGCCTCCGATCGCAGCAAATTCTATCGCCTGATTGAAGCCTCGCTGTACGGCGGGATCTCCAGCGCCATCACCCGCTCTCTGCGCGACTACCTGCTGCCGGAAAACAGCGGCGTGCGCAAGGCGTTCCAGGATATGGAAGCGGCGCTGCGCGAAAACCGGATGACGCTGGAGGCCATCCGCGTCACTCAGTCCGATCGCGATCTGTTCAAACACCTCATCAGCGAAGCCACCAACTACGTGGCGGCGGACTACATGCGTCACGCTAACGAGCGACGCATTCATCTGGACAAAGCGCTGGAGCTGCGGCGCGAGCTGTATACTTCGCGCAAACAGCTTGCCGCGGAGCAGTATAAGCACGTCGATATGGCGCGCGAGCTTGCCGAACACAACGGCGCCGAAGGCGATCTTGAAGCCGACTACCAGGCGGCGAGCGATCACCTGAATCTGGTGCAAACTGCGCTGCGTCAGCAGGAAAAAATTGAACGTTACGACGCGGATCTCGACGAACTGCAAATCCGCCTCGAAGAACAAAATGAGGTTGTCGCCGAAGCCATTGAGCGTCAGGAAGAGAATGAAGCGCGCGCCGAAGCCGCCGAACTGGAAGTGGATGAGCTGAAAAGTCAGCTTGCCGACTACCAGCAGGCGCTGGACGTACAGCAGACCCGCGCCATTCAGTACAACCAGGCGATTGCCGCGCTACAACGTGCGAAAGAGCTGTGCCATCTGCCGGACTTAACCGCCGACAGCGCCGCTGAGTGGCTGGAAACCTTCCAGGCCAAAGAGCAGGAAGCCACCGAGAAAATGCTCTCTCTCGAACAGAAAATGAGCGTCGCGCAAACCGCGCACAGCCAGTTCGAGCAGGCGTATCAGCTGGTGGTGGCGATTAACGGCCCGCTGGCGCGTAACGAAGCCTGGGACGTGGCGCGTGAACTGCTGCGCGAAGGCGTCGATCAGCGCCACCTGGCTGAACAGGTTCAGCCGCTGCGGATGCGCCTGAGCGAGCTGGAACAGCGCCTGCGCGAACAGCAGGAAGCCGAGCGTCTGCTGGCGGAGTTCTGCAAGCGGCAGGGTAAACAGTTTGATATTGATGAACTGGAAGCCCTGCACCAGGAGCTGGAGGCGCGCATCGCCTCGCTCTCCGACAGCGTATCCAGTGCCCATGAACAGCGAATGGCGTTGCGTCAGGAACAGGAGCAGCTCCAGTCGCGCATTCAGCATTTAATGAAGCGCGCGCCGGTGTGGCTGGCGGCGCAGAACAGCCTGAGCCAGCTCAGCGAACAGTGCGGCGAAGAGTTCACCTCCAGCCAGGAGGTGACGGAGTATTTGCAGCAGTTGCTGGAGCGCGAGCGTGAAGCGATCGTCGAACGCGACGAAGTGGGCGCGCGTAAAAACGCCGTTGATGAAGAAATTGAACGCTTAAGCCAGCCGGGCGGGGCGGAAGATCAGCGACTTAACGCGCTGGCGGAGCGTTTCGGCGGCGTACTGCTGTCGGAAATTTATGATGACGTCAGCCTTGAGGATGCGCCGTACTTCTCCGCGCTGTATGGGCCGTCGCGCCATGCCATCGTGGTGCCGGATCTGTCGCAGATTGCCGACCAGCTGGAAGGCTTAACGGATTGCCCGGAAGATTTATACCTGATCGAAGGGGATCCGCAGTCTTTTGACGACAGCGTATTCAGCGTTGATGAACTGGAAAAAGCGGTGGTGGTGAAAATCGCCGATCGCCAGTGGCGCTATTCGCGTTTCCCGTCGCTGCCGATCTTTGGTCGCGCGGCGCGTGAAAACCGCATCGAAAGCCTGCATGCCGAGCGTGAAGGGCTGTCCGAGCGTTTCGCCACGCTCTCCTTCGACGTACAGAAAACCCAGCGTCTGCATCAGGCGTTCAGCCGCTTTATTGGTAGCCATCTCTCGGTGGCGTTTGATGCCGACCCGGAAGCGGAAATTCGCCAGCTGAACGCCCGTCGCGTTGAGCTGGAGCGCGCATTAAGCGCGCATGAGAACGATAACCAGCAGCAACGGCTGCAATATGAGCAGGCCAAAGAGGGCGTTTCCGCCCTGAACCGCCTGCTGCCGCGCCTGAATCTGCTGGCGGACGACAGCCTGGCGGATCGCGTGGATGAGATCCGCGAGCGACTGGATGAAGCGCAGGAGGCCGCGCGTTTTGTTCAGCAGCACGGTAACCAGCTGGCCAGGCTGGAGCCCGTCGTGTCGGTGTTGCAGAGCGATCCGGAACAGTTTGAACAGTTGAAAGAGGACTATGCGTATTCGCAGCAGACGCAGCGCGATGCGCGTCAGCAGGCGTTTGCGCTCAGCGAAGTGGTGCAGCGTCGCGCCCACTTTAGCTACTCCGACTCTGCTGAAATGCTCAGCGGCAACAGCGATCTGAACGAAAAACTGCGTCAACGTCTGGAGCAGGCGGAAGCTGAACGAACCCGCGCCCGCGAAGCGCTGCGTGGTCACGCCGCACAGCTGAGCCAGTACAACCAGGTGCTGGCGTCGCTGAAAAGTTCTTACGACACCAAAAAAGAGCTGCTCACCGATCTTCAGCGTGAATTGCAGGATATCGGCGTGCGCGCCGACAGCGGGGCGGAAGAGCGTGCGCGTATGCGCCGTGACGAACTGCATGCGCAGCTCAGCAACAACCGTTCGCGTCGCAATCAGCTTGAGAAAGCGCTTACCTTCTGTGAAGCGGAGATGGACAACCTGACCCGTAAACTGCGCCGTCTGGAGCGTGATTATTTTGAAATGCGCGAGCAGGTGGTAACCGCGAAAGCTGGCTGGTGCGCGGTGATGCGCCTGGTGAAAGACAGCGGCGTTGAGCGTCGTCTGCATCGTCGCGAGCTGGCCTATCTTTCCGGCGATGAACTGCGTTCTATGTCGGATAAGGCGCTCGGCGCGCTGCGTCTGGCGGTGGCGGACAACGAACACCTGCGCGACGTTCTGCGCCTGTCGGAAGATCCAAAACGGCCGGAACGTAAGATTCAGTTCTTTGTCGCGGTTTATCAGCATCTGCGCGAGCGTATCCGTCAGGATATTATTCGCACCGACGATCCGGTGGAAGCGATTGAGCAGATGGAGATTGAACTGGGCCGTCTGACCGAAGAGCTGACCTCCCGTGAACAGAAACTGGCGATCAGCTCGCGCAGCGTGGCGAATATCATTCGCAAAACCATTCAGCGCGAACAGAATCGTATCCGCCAGCTTAACCAGGGGCTACAGAGCGTTTCCTTCGGCCAGGTCAACAGCGTGCGGCTGAACGTCAACGTGCGTGAAACCCACGCCACGCTGCTGGACGTGCTGTCTGAACAGCATGAGCAGCACCAGGATCTGTTCAACAGCAACCGTCTGACCTTCTCGGAAGCGCTGGCGAAGCTGTACCAGCGCCTGAATCCGCAGATCGATATGGGTCAACGCACCCCGCAGACCATCGGCGAGGAGCTGCTGGACTACCGTAACTATCTCGAAATGGAAGTCGAAGTTAACCGTGGTTCCGATGGCTGGCTGCGCGCCGAGTCCGGCGCGCTGTCAACGGGTGAGGCGATCGGTACCGGGATGTCGATTCTGGTAATGGTGGTGCAGAGTTGGGAGGATGAGGCGCGCCGTCTGCGTGGGAAAGATATCTCCCCATGCCGTCTGCTGTTCCTCGACGAAGCTGCTCGTCTCGATGCGCGCTCCATCGCCACGCTGTTTGAACTGTGCGAGCGTTTGCAGATGCAGCTTATCATCGCTGCGCCGGAAAATATCAGTCCGGAAAAGGGCACCACCTATAAGCTGGTGCGTAAAGTGTTCCAGAATACGGAACATGTGCACGTGGTGGGGCTGCGCGGCTTTGCGCCGCAGCCGCCGGAGTCGTTGCCGGGAACGGCTGAAGTATCTTAA
- the mukE gene encoding chromosome partition protein MukE: MSLTNIEQVMPVKLAQALANPLFPALDSALRSGRHIGLDELDNHAFLMDFQDYLEEFYSRYNVELIRAPEGFFYLRPRSTTLIPRSVLSELDMMVGKILCYLYLSPERLANEGIFTQQELYDELLTLADEAKLLKLVNNRSTGSDVDRQKLQEKMRSSLNRLRRLGMVWFMGHDSSKFRITESVFRFGADVRTGDDPREAQRRLIRDGEAMAVENHLQLNDETEENQPDSGEEE, from the coding sequence ATGTCATTGACAAATATTGAACAAGTGATGCCGGTTAAGCTGGCGCAGGCGCTGGCGAATCCGTTATTTCCGGCGCTGGACAGCGCCTTACGTTCAGGCCGTCATATCGGTCTGGATGAGCTGGATAATCATGCTTTTTTAATGGATTTTCAGGACTATCTGGAAGAGTTTTACAGCCGCTATAACGTGGAATTGATCCGCGCGCCGGAAGGGTTTTTCTACCTGCGTCCGCGTTCGACAACGCTCATTCCGCGTTCCGTTCTCTCTGAACTGGATATGATGGTCGGTAAAATCCTTTGCTACCTCTATCTCAGCCCTGAGCGGCTGGCGAATGAAGGCATTTTTACCCAGCAGGAGCTGTACGACGAACTACTGACGCTGGCTGATGAAGCCAAACTGTTGAAGCTGGTGAACAACCGTTCAACCGGTTCCGACGTTGACCGTCAGAAGCTGCAGGAAAAAATGCGCTCGTCCCTGAACCGCCTGCGCCGCTTAGGGATGGTGTGGTTTATGGGGCATGACAGCAGCAAATTCCGCATTACGGAGTCGGTGTTCCGCTTTGGCGCGGATGTGCGTACCGGCGACGATCCGCGCGAAGCGCAGCGCCGCCTGATCCGCGATGGCGAGGCGATGGCGGTGGAAAACCACCTGCAGCTCAACGATGAAACCGAAGAGAATCAGCCGGACAGTGGAGAAGAAGAATAA